A region from the Osmerus eperlanus chromosome 11, fOsmEpe2.1, whole genome shotgun sequence genome encodes:
- the zgc:162608 gene encoding uncharacterized protein zgc:162608, with amino-acid sequence MIVKLVIFALSFVAVTAYPLHREAQWTDSHSNQAHDKTELSKDVDGMWKSQVESSNLYHQQGGDNPLGGEIRHKLNMESERLRARLRHELVQLRERLSPLSSYPAQPHFALGSTRERLAPLTQQLQSAVSGSTREMCDQLKLYLQDLEVAEAQPGAAIYREAVQWVSQKLEDNGAKMDAIVLEFQTQASSVIKELRAGNDGEGPGAGPWEELSARLGQEVRSLRQEAQNRVGSLKGELATILLSGQPLKAEVLSILDQYCKSTTLQNQLFQARIERIVLGLEADHSSSSSSSPQEPDILSFLQEDFSAKLSALLQDIKDSLPSQSQT; translated from the exons ATGATTGTTAAATTGGTGATCTTCGCCTTGTCCTTCGTGGCAgtcacag CATACCCTCTCCACCGCGAGGCGCAGTGGACTGATTCACACAGCAACCAGGCTCATGATAAGACTGAACTCTCCAAGGATGTAGA TGGGATGTGGAAGAGCCAGGTGGAGAGCAGTAACTTGTACCACCAGCAGGGCGGTGACAACCCCCTGGGTGGAGAGATCCGCCACAAGCTCAACATGGAGTCTGAGAGGCTGCGGGCTCGTCTGCGCCATGAACTGGTTCAGCTCCGGGAGAggctgtcccctctctcctcgtaCCCAGCCCAGCCTCACTTCGCCCTGGGCAGCACCAGAGAGCGCCTGGCCCCCCTGACCCAGCAGCTCCAGAGTGCAGTGAGCGGCAGCACCAGGGAGATGTGTGACCAGCTGAAGCTCTACCTCCAGGACCTGGAGGTGGCCGAGGCCCAGCCGGGGGCAGCCATCTACAGGGAGGCGGTGCAGTGGGTGAGCCAGAAGCTGGAGGACAACGGAGCCAAGATGGACGCCATCGTCCTGGAATTCCAGACGCAGGCCTCCAGCGTGATCAAAGAGCTGAGGGCCGGCAACGAcggggaggggccaggggcgGGGCCCTGGGAGGAACTCAGCGCCAggctgggacaggaagtgaggtcgttGAGACAGGAAGCACAGAACAGGGTTGGGTCCCTGAAGGGAGAGCTGGCCACTATCCTGCTATCGGGCCAGCCTCTCAAGGCTGAGGTGTTGTCCATTCTGGACCAGTACTGTAAGAGCACCACCCTACAGAACCAGCTTTTCCAAGCCAGGATAGAGAGGATAGTCCTGGGGCTGGAGGCGgaccactcctcctcttcctcctcctccccccaggagcCAGATATCCTGAGCTTTCTGCAGGAGGACTTCTCAGCCAAGCTGAGTGCTCTGCTTCAAGACATCAAGGACTCTCTCCCATCACAGAGCCAGACATGA
- the LOC134029168 gene encoding zona pellucida-like domain-containing protein 1 has translation MMLYLCVSVVTLLLQPVVSVTYNCSAQDERVPDNSDLTVNCGTTMIVLEVNLCSAQWAGFDPSSLAMNGQHNNSQCVGNIDTSVEPPVLRYQLPVNDSQNNPCRQSLQIVDEVPDQSGPFSSFSTIQSVIITGFIDTPSSSVGIISYATDLYYHFSCRYPLEYLLNNTKIVASSVSVATSDNNGTFINTLSMSVYNDTNYIYPLTVPATGLGLRTKIYVEVKATNLTGNFNVLLDHCFATPSAYNMSNSDKHSFFTGCSVDLRTKVTTNGQSISAKFNFEAFRFVEHRDKDKSSTFIHCILRLCEPNKCQELLNGCRRRRRSVNSFGTESSDSATVSIGPLFTARDGESRCHKIDRTSEE, from the exons ATGATGCTCTACCTGTGTGTCTCCGTGGTGACCCTGCTCCTACAGCCAGTGGTGTCCGTCACCTATAACTGCTCTGCACAAGACGAAAGGGTCCCGG aCAACTCGGACCTGACGGTTAACTGTGGCACCACCATGATTGTCCTCGAGGTGAATCTGTGTTCCGCCCAGTGGGCCGGCTTTGACCCCAGCAGCCTGGCCATGAATGGACAGCACAACAACAGCCAGTGCGTGGGCAACATTGACACCAGCGTCGAGCCGCCGGTCTTACGCTACCAGCTGCCAGTCAACGACAGCCAGAATAACCCCTGTAGGCAATCACTGCAG ATTGTGGACGAGGTGCCGGACCAGTCTGGACCGTTCAGCTCCTTCTCCACCATCCAGTCAGTCATCATCACAGGCTTCATCGACACACCCAGCTCCTCCGTGGGAATCATCAGCTACGCCACGGACCTGTACTACCACTTCTCCTGCCGCTACCCGCTGGAGTACCTGCTCAACAACACCAAGATCGTGGC gTCTTCAGTATCCGTGGCTACCAGTGACAACAACGGCACCTTCATAAACACCCTCAGTATGAGCGTGTACAAC GACACAAACTACATCTATCCCCTGACGGTGCCTGCtacagggctggggctgaggaccAAGATCTACGTGGAAGTGAAGGCCACCAACCTGACAGGAAA TTTCAATGTACTGCTCGACCACTGCTTTGCAACGCCATCTGCCTACAACATGTCGAACAGCGACAAGCACAGCTTCTTCACAGG GTGCTCCGTGGACTTGCGTACCAAGGTTACGACAAACGGCCAGTCCATAAGCGCCAAGTTCAACTTTGAGGCGTTCCGCTTTGTGGAGCACCGTGACAAGGACAAGTCCAGCACCTTCATCCACTGCATCCTCCGGCTGTGTGAACCCAACAAGTGCCAGGAGCTGCTGAAC GGTTGCAGACGCAGGAGAAGGTCTGTGAATTCGTTTGGAACAGAGTCCAGCGACTCAGCCACCGTGTCCATCGGCCCCCTCTTCACCGCCAGAGACGGTGAGTCACGCTGTCACAAGATAGACAGGACATCagaggagtga